The Candidatus Deferrimicrobium sp. genome window below encodes:
- a CDS encoding peptidase U32 family protein, which translates to MVRTLTTSPILLAPAGSLPAVEAALSAGADAVYVGIRSLSRGGRTGLSPEEVGAAVSSCRRAGARLHAAINAVPTSGELPAYLASLHRLRDAGVDEVILNDPGVIAFVRREIPCWPVCASVGLSVLNPEDARAYRDLGADAVVLPSAVRPDEIPPIKEASGLRIEVFAYCRSEFLLHGKCGLTGYVVEGGGGGTASAKRGGSCRFVCRNLPVPAEAHSIEDELPVWIAAGADVFKIEGRELPPPAVTTLVARFRRKLDAACAPSAGG; encoded by the coding sequence ATGGTCCGGACGCTCACGACATCGCCGATCCTTCTCGCGCCGGCGGGGTCTCTCCCCGCGGTCGAGGCGGCGCTGTCGGCGGGGGCGGACGCCGTCTACGTCGGTATTCGATCCCTCTCCCGGGGCGGCCGGACCGGGCTCTCCCCGGAGGAGGTCGGGGCGGCGGTCTCTTCCTGCCGGCGTGCGGGGGCGCGGCTCCACGCCGCGATCAACGCCGTTCCGACGTCCGGCGAGCTTCCCGCCTATCTGGCGTCCCTCCATCGCCTCCGGGACGCAGGCGTCGACGAGGTGATCCTGAACGATCCCGGCGTGATCGCCTTCGTACGCCGGGAGATCCCCTGCTGGCCGGTCTGCGCCTCCGTCGGGCTCTCCGTCCTCAACCCCGAGGATGCCCGGGCGTACCGGGACCTGGGAGCCGATGCCGTCGTCCTCCCCTCGGCGGTCCGGCCCGATGAGATTCCCCCCATCAAGGAGGCATCCGGGCTTCGGATAGAGGTCTTCGCCTACTGCCGTTCGGAGTTCCTCCTTCACGGCAAGTGCGGATTGACGGGATACGTTGTCGAGGGGGGCGGCGGCGGGACGGCCTCCGCAAAACGGGGTGGGAGCTGCCGCTTCGTCTGCCGGAACCTGCCGGTCCCGGCAGAGGCGCACTCCATCGAGGACGAGCTGCCGGTCTGGATCGCCGCAGGGGCGGACGTCTTCAAGATCGAGGGAAGGGAGCTTCCCCCGCCGGCGGTGACGACCCTGGTGGCCCGGTTCCGGAGGAAGCTGGACGCTGCGTGCGCTCCCTCAGCGGGCGGATAA
- a CDS encoding NADH-quinone oxidoreductase subunit A produces the protein MLVDYATVLVFIVLGAVTVALMLGLSRWFAPTAPSAVKLSTYECGEVPYGSSWVQFNIRFYVVALIFIIFDVEVALLYPWAVVFQRLGFLAFIEAFIFIVILLAGLAYLWKEGDLEWVRTLQDTPARKGAK, from the coding sequence ATGCTGGTCGATTACGCAACGGTCCTCGTGTTCATCGTGCTGGGGGCGGTCACCGTCGCCCTCATGCTCGGGCTTTCGCGGTGGTTCGCTCCGACCGCTCCCTCGGCGGTGAAGCTCTCCACCTACGAGTGCGGAGAGGTTCCGTACGGCTCCTCGTGGGTGCAGTTCAACATCCGTTTCTACGTGGTGGCGCTCATCTTCATCATCTTCGACGTCGAGGTGGCGCTCCTGTATCCCTGGGCCGTCGTCTTCCAGCGGCTGGGCTTCCTCGCCTTCATCGAAGCGTTCATCTTCATCGTGATCCTGCTGGCCGGCTTGGCGTACCTGTGGAAGGAGGGGGACCTCGAGTGGGTCCGGACCCTGCAGGATACCCCGGCCAGGAAAGGGGCGAAATGA
- a CDS encoding NADH-quinone oxidoreductase subunit B family protein produces the protein MVGNADLFVNWARKSSLWYLLFATACCGIELMQAGASRYDLDRFGAVFRATPRQSDLMLVAGTITHKMADRVKRLYDQMPEPKYVIAMGSCANTGGPFYKDSYCVVKGVDLLIPVDVYIPGCPPRPEALIDGIMRLQKIIMQKKNYGAKG, from the coding sequence ATGGTGGGAAACGCGGACCTGTTCGTCAACTGGGCGCGCAAGTCCTCTCTCTGGTATCTCCTGTTCGCCACGGCGTGCTGCGGCATCGAGCTGATGCAGGCGGGCGCCTCCCGGTACGACCTCGACCGGTTCGGCGCCGTCTTCCGCGCGACCCCCCGGCAGTCGGACTTGATGCTGGTGGCCGGAACGATCACCCACAAGATGGCGGACCGGGTGAAGCGCCTCTACGACCAGATGCCCGAGCCGAAGTACGTGATCGCCATGGGGTCGTGCGCCAACACCGGCGGCCCGTTCTACAAGGACTCGTATTGCGTGGTGAAGGGCGTGGACCTTCTGATCCCCGTGGACGTCTACATTCCCGGGTGCCCCCCGCGCCCCGAGGCGCTGATCGACGGGATCATGCGCCTGCAGAAGATCATCATGCAGAAGAAGAATTACGGCGCGAAGGGATAA